AAGTCGTTGCGCCCCAACGATCCCCGACACCGACCCCAACAGGCCCGGCGTGCCTAACGCTATTGCTGATGGATCGTCTTCAGCTCCACGACCTTCAGCCGCCGCGTGACCGTGGGCAGCTTCAGCACCACCAGGTCCCCCACGCCCTTGCCGACGAGCGCGCGCCCGATCGGGGAGCCCATGCTGACGTGTCCCTCCTGGAACTCGACGGCATCGCCGAACACGAGGCTGTAGGTCTCGCGCGCGCTCGTCCGCTCGTCCTCGACGACGACGACCGAGCCGAGGCCCACCTTGTCTTCCGGGATCTGCGACGGGTCGATCGACGAGAGCTTGCTGAGCCGCTGCGTCAGGTGACCGAGTCGCGCCTGCACGAACTGCTGGCGCTCGAGCGCGGCCTTGTACTCGCTGTTCTCGCGCAGGTCGCCGTGCTCGACGGCTTTCCGGATCTCCTGCGGGAGCGTGACGTTCAGCTCGTGCCGGAGCCGGTCGACTTCCTCGCTCAGCGTTCGCTTCAGTTCCTCGATCATCGTCCTGAGGCCTGGGACAACAAAAGGGAGCGCCCGACCCATCCGAGGCCGGGCGCCTTCCCGACTTCAATCTAAGGGCAAGAGGGCAAGAGGGCAGGAGGGCAGGAGCTATCGTCTCTCTTGCCCTCCTGCCCTCTTGCCCTCCTGCCCTCTTGCCCTCCTGCCCTCGCCCGTCAGGCGCGCGACTGCGCCGTGATGATCTGCGCGTGATACGCCTGCACCACCGCGTCCACCGCCTCGCGCGGGTCGTCGGTGAGGACCATGAGATCGATGTCGCCGGGGGAGATCTTCCCCTCGCTCAGCACCCGCGTCTGCAGCCAGCGGATGAGCCCCGCCCAGTAGTGGCGGCCGAACAGCACGACCGGGAACTGGTAGATCTTCCCCGTCTGGATCAGCGTCACCGCCTCGAACAGCTCGTCGAGCGTGCCGAAGCCGCCGGGGAAGATGATGAACGCCACGGAGTACTTGATGAACATCGTCTTCCGCACGAAGAAGTAGCGGAAGTTGACGAGCGTATCGACGTACGGGTTGGCGCCCTGCTCGAACGGCAGCTCGATGTTGCACCCCACGGAGCGGCCGCCGGCGAGCTTCGCGCCCTTGTTCGCCGCCTCCATGATCCCCGGCCCGGCGCCCGTGACGACGGTGAACCCCGCGTCGGCGAGCAGGCGGCCCACCTCCACGGCGGCCTCGTACTGCGGGTCGTCGGGACCGGTGCGGGCCGAGCCGAACACGGTGACGCCGCGCTCCACCGACGAGAGCGTGTCGAAGCCCTCGATGAACTCGCCCATGATGCGCATCACCCGCCACGGGTCAGTGCGCGTGAAGTCGGCGGGGCCGGCGATGCCCTGGACGCTCGGCGTGGCGAGGAGCTTCTCGTCTTCGGTGACGTAGCTCGGGTAGTCGCGGATCGACTCGTCGACGACGCGCGAAGCGCCCTTCTGCCGTCCGGCGGTCTCCTCCGTCGGCGGCGTGCGGCCGGCGGCGCGGTGCCCCTGCTCGGTGCGCTCCTTCACCCCCTCCAGCGCCTGCGACTCGACGGCGGCGCGGCGGTCGGGATCCATCTTCTTGCCGGAGGCGGAGCGGGGCGCGCGCTGGGCGCCCTGGGCGCGCGGCTTCCGGCCGTTCGTGCTGCTGGTCTTCGCTTTCTTCATCGGTTCGGATGGGAGTTCGGATACGTGCGGCGCCGCACTTCTCGGGCCCGGGCGTTGCGTACGGTGTCGTACGTGTTCTTCCACTCCTGGGCCGACGTCGCTCGCACCGTCGTGGCCACCGCGGTGACGTTCGCGCTCGTCGTCGTGATCCTGCGTGTGGTCGGCGCGCAGGCCATCGCGCAGATGTCGGGCTACGACATGGTCGCCACGGTCACGTTCGGGTCCATTGTGGCCACCGTGGCGGTGACGCGCGGCGTCTCCGTCGCCGCCGGGATCGCGGCGCTCGTGACGCTCATCGCGCTCCAGGAGCTCATGCGCTACGCGCAGTCGCGGTGGCTGCCGGCGCACCACGCGGTGCGCGAGCCGCCGCTCGTCGTGCTCTGGGAGGGGCAGCTGCTCGAGGACCGGCTGCGCGCGCGCCGGATCAGCGGCGACGAGGTGCGTGCGGCGGTACGGAAGATGGGCCTCGCGTCGCTCGCCGACGTGCGGGCGGTGGTGCTCGAGAACGACGGCGAGTGGTCGGTGGTTCCCCGCTCCGCGCCGCCCGGCGACGACTCGGCGTTCTTCGGGCTGCCGATCCCCGGGTGGCCGGGCAACAGTCGCTCCGACGAGGGGGACCAGGCGATTCCTACCGACCCGCGGCGGTTGCCTTAGGATTCCGGGGTGTCCACCGCCGAAGCCGCCGCACCGCTCGTCATCATCCTCGTCGCCGACGGCGCGCGACCGGACTCGCTCGCCGCCGCGCTCGACGCGGGCGCCGCACCGGCCCTCGCCCGGCTGCGCGACGAGGGCGCGCTGCACACGGTGTCGAGCGTGTTCCCGTCGGTCACGGGGCCGGCGTACGCGCCGTTCCTGCTCGGCCGCTTTCCCGGCCCCGTCGGGCTGCCGGCGCTCCGCTGGTACGACCGCGAGCGCACGCGCCGCACCGCGCCGGACCACGCGCGCAGCTACGTCGGCGCCGAGATGCGCCACGTCGACACGGATCTCGACCCCGCCGCGCCGACGCTGTTCGAGCTCGCGCCGACGTCGCTCGGCGCGCTGAACGTCATCGGGCGCGGGCTCCCGCGCGCGAACCGGCTCGGTCGCGGCGGACGGTTCGCGCTCCGCGCCGCGCGCACGCACTTCCGCGGCGACGTCGCCGGGTGGCTGTCGATCGACCGCGACGTCGGCGCGCAGGTGGCGGAGCGGGTGCGCCGCGCGGCGGCGAGCGAGCGGCCGCGGGTCGTGTTCTGCGCGCTCACCGGCATCGACAAGACGTCGCACGCCCGCGGCCACGACGCGCCGCTCGTGCGCCAGGCGCTCGGCATCGTCGACGAGACGGCGGCGGAGCTGCGCGCGGACGCGGAGCGCGGCGGATGGTGGGGCGGCACGCACCTGTGGATCGTGAGCGACCACGGGCACTCGCCGGTGCGCGCACACGACGATCTCGCGGGTGCGTTCCGCGCGCTGGGCCACCGCACGATGGCGCACCCGTTCACGTGGGTGCCGGGCGCCGACGTCGCCGTGATGGTGAGCGGCAACGCGATGGCCCACGTGTACGTGGAGCTGGAGCGCCGCACGCGGCCGTGGTGGCCCGGGCTCGCCGCGCGGTGGGACGAGACCGCGGACGCGCTGCTGCGCCGCCCGTCGGTGGATCTGCTGCTGCTGCCGCACGCGGCCGACCGGTGCGAGGTCCGCGCGGCGGGCCGCGGCTCCGCGATGGTGGAGCGCACGGCGGGACCCGACGGTGCGTGGCGCTACGCCTACTGCCCCATCGACGGCGACCCGCTCGGCCTCGGCGGCGCGCGCCGGTGCCTAACGGACGCCGCGGCGCTGGAGGCGTGCGGCGACACCGACTACCCGGACGCGCTCGTGCAGATCACCCACCTCGCCGGCGCGGCCCGGTCGGGAGACGTCATCGTCTCCGCGGCGCGCGACTGGGATCTGCGCGCGCGATGGGAGCCGATCCCGCACGTGTCGTCGCACGGCGCGCTGCACCGCGAGCACATGCTCGTGCCGCTCCTGCTGAACCGCCCGCCGGCGACGACGCCGCGCCGCACGGCGGACGTGATGCCGAGCGCGCTCGCGGCGCTGGGGCTTCCGGTGCCGGCGGGACTCGACGGCACCAGCTACGTCGCGCCGCGTTAGGCGCCGGCCGCGTTAGGCGCCGGCCGCGTTAGGCGCCGGCCGCGTCAGGCGCCGAAGCCCGGCTCGCTCTTCAGCACCTCGCGTGCGACGTGCACCATCGGCACCGAGCGGTCCTGGCTGGAGCGCTGCATGATGCGATAGGCCTCGGCCTCGGTGCACTTGGTGCGCCGCTGCAGCACGCCCTTCGCGCGCTCGATGACCTTGCGCTCCTCGAGCTCCTGCCGCGCGCGATCGGCGTCGCGCCGCGCGGCGTTCAGCGCCTGCGCCTTCGCGACCGCGAGCCGCAGCGCCGAGTCGAGCGTCTTCTTCGGCGTCGGCTTGGCGAGGATGGAGATCGCCGCGGTCTCGACCACGTCCTGGTCGCTGAGCCGCAGCGTGTGGTCCCCGGTGAACAGCAGCACCGCCGTGGCGGGGAGCATGGCCGCGATCTCCTTCGCCGCGTCGATGCCCGAGCCGTCGGGCATGTGCACGTCGAGGAGCACGACGTCGGGGGACGCCGCCTGTGCGAGCACGACGGCGTCGCGCCCCGTCCCGACTTCGGCCACGATCTCGTGGCCGAGCGAGGAGAGCATGGTGACGAGGAGCGCGCGTCCCTCTCCGTCATCGTCAGCCACCAGTACGCGAACCCGGGCTGCCGCTGCAGTCATGAAGATCGTGATTCGAACCGGTGGGGGCGCCCTCGCACGCGGCATCGTCGCCGCGCTGCCGACGCTGGGATTCCATCGACTGGACCGAGCCGCCCGACACCGTGTTATGACGCGCAGTCGTTTAATACGGGGCGGACTCGGCGGCGTCAACTGTGCGACCAACTGTGACAGACACTGTGGCAATCTAGACGGCCCGGCCGGGCGCGTTTCTCACTTCCACCCCGGCACCGGCGGCGATGCGGCCGGTCGGTCCGCTGGCGCACCGAAGCGCCGCTGACGCGTCATCTCGCCGCTGATCAACCGCACGCCGCGCTGGTACGTGAAGTACGCGTACCCCCACTGCAGCAGCACGCTCACGCGATTGCGGAAGCCGACGAGATACAGCAGGTGCACGAACAGCCAGAACCACCACGCGAGCCACCCCTTCAGCTCGAGCTTGCCGAAGCGCGCGACGGCTCGATGCCGACCGATCGTCGCGAGGTCGCCCTTGTTGAAGTAGCGGAACGGCGCGCGCGGCTCGCCGCGAAGCGTGGCGACGATCTGCTTCGCGGCGTGCGCGCCCATCTGGTTCGCGGCGGGCGCGACGCCGGGCACCGGCGCGCCGCGGTCGACGTACGCGGCGAGATCGCCGACGGCGAACACCTCGGGGTGTCCCGGGATGGAGAGATCGGGATCGACGTGCACGCGCCCCGCGCGATCGACCGGCGCGCCGAGCATGCGACCGAGCGGCGACGCGGCGTTCCCCGCCGCCCAGAACACCGTGCGCGTCGCGATGTGCTCGTCGCCGATGTACACGCCGTCCGGCTCGACGCGCGTGACGACGGAGCCGAGCCGCACCTCGACGCCGAGTCCCTCGAGATCGCGCTTCGCGCGCGCGGAGAGCGATTCGGGAAACGCCGCGAGCAGCCGCGGGCCGCCCTCGATCAGGATGACGCGCGTGCGCGACGCGTCGATGCGACGGAAGTCCTTGCAGAAGCCACGCGCCGTGTCGGGGATCATGCCGACGAGCTCCACGCCCGTCGGCCCGCCGCCGACGATGACGAACGTCTGGTACTGCAGACGCACGGCCGGATCGTCGGCCTTCTCCGCCAGCTCGAACGACATGAGAAAGCGCCGACGCATCTCGTACGCGTCGGCGATGCTCTTCAGCCCCGGCGCCGTATCCTCCCAGTCGTCGTGGCCGAAGTACGAGTGGCGCGCGCCCGCGGCGACGATGAGATAGTCGTATGGCAGCTCGCGCCGCTCGTCGTCGAGATACACGATGCGCCGCTCGACGTCGATCTCGCGCGCCTCCGCCATGAGCACGAGCGCGTTGCGCTGCCTGCGCAGCACCCATCGGATCGGCACGGTGATGTCGCTCGGCGCGAGCACCGCGGTGGCCACCTGATAGAGCAGCGGCTGGAACAGGTGGTGGTTCACGCGGTCGACGATCGTGACGTCGACGTCGGCGTGCTTCAGCGCGCGCGCCGCGGTGAGCCCGCCGAAGCCGCCGCCGACGATCACGACGTGCGGGCGTCCGGTCCGTCCCGCGATCGGTCGCGACACCACGCCGGAGGTGCTCGTCGTCTGCGCGACGCTGGCGTTGGGCACGCCGGTGCTCTGCGTGTCGGCGGGCGTCGCGGACGGCGCACGTTCGGTCGTTCGAGGATCGGTCACACGTGCACCGTCGCGCAAGAAGCGTGACCGGTCACGCGTCCGGCGGCTCCGATGTGTCGGGCACGAGCGGCACGCACGCGGCGACGAGCCGCACGCCGACGCGCGCGCCCTCGGGAACCGCGCGCTCGGCCGTCTCCAGCTCGGCCACGTGCACGTCGTCGAGGCGCACGCGACAGACCGTCACGCCCGCGGCGAAGCGGCGCGCGACGACCTCGCCGGGCCACGCGCTCGCGTCGTCGACCGGAGCGAGCGCGAGCGCCTCGGGACGCAGCACGGCGAGCCAACCGCGGCCCGCGCCGTCGCCGTCGGCCGGCGCGATGCCGACGGCGCGCTGCGTCACGCCGCGCACGGTGAGGTGCACGCCGTCGCCGTCGCGTCGCGCGGGCAGCAGCGCGGCGCGCCCGATGAACTCCGCCACGCCGCGCGACGCGGGGTGGTCGTACAGCGCCTCCGGCGTGCCGATCTGCAGCAGCCGGCCGCGGCGGAGCAGCGCCACGCGATCGGCGATCGCGAACGCGTCGTCCTGGTCGTGCGTGACGCAGAGCGCGGTGACGTGCGAGCGCTGCAGCATCGCGCGCAGCTCGTCGCGCATCGCGATGCGCAGCGCGGGATCGAGGCTCGACAGCGGCTCGTCGAGCAGCAGCACGCGCGGCTCGATGACGAGCGCGCGCGCGAGCGCGACGCGCTGCTGCTCGCCGCCGGAGAGCGCGTGCACGGGACGCGCGCCGGTGCCGCCGAGGCCCACGCCGTCGAGCGCACGCGCGGCGCGCGCGCTCCGCTCCGCCGCCGGCACGCCGCGCGGCGCGAGCCCGAACGCGACGTTCTCCTCCACGGAGAGATGCGGGAACAGCGCGTGATGCTGGAACACCATCCCGGCGCCGCGCCGCTCCGGCGGCAGCGCGGTGACGTCGGCGCCGTCGAGCAGCACCGCGCCGGCGTCGGGCCGCTCGTATCCGGCGACGATGCGCAGCGCGGTCGTCTTCCCCGCGCCCGACTCGCCGAGCAGCGCCACGAGCTCGCCTGGTCGCACGTCGAGCGACAGCCCGTCGAGCGCGGGGCGGACGGCGGCGGGATAACGGCGGGTGAGCGCCTGAAGAACGAGGCTCGCGGCGGGCAATCCGGGCGGGGTGTCGGGCTGGCGGTCACCGGAGTATCGCCGGCACGACGACCTACTGCCTAGGCCCCACCACGCTTCGAGCCCCGAGAAGATTCACGAGCAGCCGCGCCGCGCCCGGCACGCCCGCGGCGAGCTGCCGCTGCAGCGACAGCGTGGTGTACACGTACGTCCCCCGCCCGTACGGCGCGACGAGCAGCGCGCCGCGCGTCGGCGACTCGCCCGGATCGCCCACCTCGAGCGGCGCGCGCCAGCGCGGGTCGAACGAGGCGGGGACGAACGCGGCACGGTCCTGCACCCAGTCCTCGAAGTCGCGGTCGACGATCCTGTTCGGTGCCGCGAGCACGCGTGCGGCGGCGTCGAGCACGCGCACCGGCGACGCTTCGTCGGTGACGAGCCGCGGCGGTCGGCCGAGCGCGATCGGGAACGGCAGCACACCCGGCTGCTCCATCGCGGCCTGTCCCTGCTGCACGACGACCGTGCCGCCGCGCCGCGCGTAGTCGAGCAGCCGCGTGTTCGCCGACAGCAGCACGGGTGCCGTGTCGTACGCGCGCGGCGCGATGACGATGGCCGAGAACAGCGACAGGTCGCCGGTCGGCATCGCGAGCTGGCTCGGGTCGAGCTGGGTGACGGGAATGCCGAGCTGCGAGAGGAGCAGCGGCACGCCGTCGTTCACCGACGAGACGTAGCCGACGTACGGGCGCGCGGGGAGCGCGACGTCCATCGCGACGACGTTCGACCACGCGGGGAAGTAGAGCCGCTGCGGCGGCATGACGTCGGCCGTCACGATGCCGGCGCCCCACCCGAACTTGTCGAGCCCCGACGCGGCGCTGGCCTTCAGCACGAATCGACCGGCGCGCGGCGTGCCGCTGATCACGAACGGCACCACCGCCGTTGCCCCCGGCGACAGCGCGACGCGGCGCGTGACCGAGTCGACGCGCAGGCCGGGCGGCGCCTCGAGCGTGACGTCGACGTCGCGCGGCGTGGCGTACCCCGACGTGACCGTTAGGCGCACGGGACGCGCGAGCGGCACGCCGGCGCGCGCGAGCTCCACCGCGTGGTCGAAGCGCACGACGAGCCCCGGTACCGCGGCCACCGGACGCTCGGCCACGCGCGACGGCTCGGGCGAGCGATAGACGATGGGCGTGTACAGCGAGAAGTCGGTGCCGGCGACGTTGAGCCGCATCATCACGCGCAGCGCGCCGGCCTCGGTCGACTCCTGCATCTCGCGCTCGCTGCGGCCGTCGACGTTGAAGCTGTAGAGATCTCCTTCCCGCCCCGCGAAACGCCACCACGGCTGCGTCACGCTGCGCACGACGTCGGCGACCGAGTCGCGCCAGACACTGTCCGGCTGCAGCATCACCTCGGGGACGACGCGCCCCTTCGCGCCGCCGGCCATGATCGCGAGGTCGACGCGCACGGGCCACCGCCCGCGGTCGTACGCGGCGACGCGCACGCGCAGCGTGTCGCTCGAGTCGGCGACGGTCGCGTGGGCGACGGTCTCGCGCTCCGCCGTCGCCTCGATGGCCACTCCACTGGCGAGGACGAGCGCGTCGTGCGCGCGCCGCCACACGTCCTCCAGCGAGCGCGCGACGTCGGGATCGTACACCGCGCCCCCCGACGTCACGCCGGCGAGCGCCGCGGCGCGCGCGGCGAGCTTCGTGAGCAGCGCGAGCGGCACGACGGCGCGCGACGGGTCCTCGGGGCGGTACGCGGCGCGGACCGCGGCGATCGCCGGCGCGAGCGAGTCCATCGCCGCGGTCATCGCCGCGCTCCCCGCGGGACGGCGGAGCCGCGCGAGCGTGGTGTCGACGCCGGCGAAGAAGGTGCGTGCGCCCTTCGCCGCGGCGACGGTGTCGACCTCGCCCGTGTCGCCGGAGTCGCGCGACGCGACGAGGCGCAGCGCGATCCACGACGCGCCTAACGGTCCGCGCGCGGCGCCCCCCTGCGTGCGATGCCGCGCCCGCGCCTCCGCGGCGACCTCCGCGTACGTGCGGCCGAGGAGCGGCGAGAACTCGCCCGCGTCGAGCCGCACGGTGCCGGCGGAGTCGGGCTCGCCGGGGCGCACGACGCGATACAGCGCGTGCGCGGCCCACGTGCGCCCGCCCGACTGCTTGCCCTCCGCGGCGCGCGCGAACGCCTCGCGCGCGAGCCGTCCCGCCTCCTGGTGCTGCCCGTTGCCGTCGAGCGGCGAGCCGTCGTAGAGCGTGACGATGACGTGCGGTCGGAACGCGCGCACGATCTTCACGACGTCGTCGAGCAGCGCGTCGGTGCCCTCCAGCGCGCCCCAGTGCGCGCGCGCGTCGTCGCCGCTCTTGGACGGCCCGAAGTCGTAGGCGCGCGTGAAGTACTGCTCGGCGCCGTCGACGTCGCGCGCGGCGAGCGTCTCGGCCGTGCGCACGACGCCGAGCGCCTCACCGGTCTCGCCGCCGACGAGGTTGAGCCCTCCCTCGCCGCGAGTCAGCGACAGGTACGCGACGCGCACGTGGCGGCCGCGCGCGAGGAACGCGAGCAGCGGCGTGTCGTCGTCGTCCGGGTGCGCGCCGATGACGAGGACGCGGGCGCTCGTGCCGAGCCCCTCGACGAGGGAGCCTAACGCGGCGGCGCCGCGGTCCTGGGCGAGCGCCGGTGCGGCGACGAGGACCGCCGCGAGCAGGAAGCGGTAGCGCATGCGCGAAGATGACGCGCGGGGCTCACGCTGTCAACTATCACGATAGTAGGACAGCGCCGGCGGTTCAGCGCCGCCGTTCAGCGCCGCCGCTTCAGCGCCGTCGTTCCAGCGCCGCCGTTGGAGGCCTTCGCTCCGAGCAGATTCACGAACAGCCGCGCCGCCCCCGGGTTCCCGTTCGGCAGCTGCCGGAAGAGCGACAGCGTCGTGTAGACGTACGTCCCCCGTCCGTACGGCGCGACGAGCAGCGCGCCGCGGCTCGGCGGCTCGCCGGGGTCGGCCATCGACAGCGGCGCCTTGTAGGTCGAGTCGTAGCTGCGCGGCAGGTAGCGCGCGCGCTCCTGCACCCAGCCCTGCCAGTCGGTCGCGTCGATGCGGTTCGGCGACGCGAGCACGCTCGTCGTGGAGTCCACCACCGTCACCGGCGCGTCGGGGTGCGTCACGCGCTGCGTCGGCTGCGCGACGACGATCGGGAACGGCATCACGCCGGGACGCTGCATCTCCGCCTGTCCACCCTGCACGACGAGCGTCCCGCCGTTGCGCACCCACGTGAACAGCCACGGGTTCTGCGCGAGCAGCGCATCGCTCGCCTCATACGCGCGCTGGCCGATGACGATCGCCGTGAACTTCGAGAGGTCCGTCGACGCGATCGCCGCCGGGTCGAGCATCGTCACCGGCAGCCCGAGCTCGGCGAGCATCGGCGCGACGTTGTCGCCGACGCCCTGCACGTACGCGATGCTCGCCTTCGGCGGCAGCGTCACGCCAACGGACGACAGCCGCGTCTCCGCGACGCGGTACAGGCGCTGCGGGCGGATGTGGTCGTAGTCGACGAGCTGATAGCCGTTCGTGAACCGCTCGCCGTTCGACTCGGCCACGGCGCGGATGGCGTGCGTGCCGGCGGCGATCGTGCCGCGGATGTGGAACGCGACGTCGGCCTGCGCGTCGTAGCGCGGCAGCGTGACGCGGCGCGCCGCCGAGTCGGCGGCCAGACCGTTAGGCAGCTCCAGGCGCACCGTGACGTCGCGCGGCGCCGTGCTGGCCGAGCGCAGCCGCACGTGCACGTCGCGCGCGAACGGCACGCCGGCGCGCGCGTACTCCACCGCGTTGTCGAGCGTGACCGACACCGCCGGCGCGCCGACGAGCGGGCGCCGCACGTCGCCGCGCACGGCGTCCGCGTAGCGGTACACGATCGGCGCGAGCAGCGTCGCCTGGGCGCCGCCCACGGTCACGTCCACGCGCTCGGTCGGCGGGCGCGAGGCGACCTCCTCGCCGCGCACGTCGACCGGCACGGTGAACATGTCGCCGTCGCGCGGGCGGGCGAGCCACCACGCGCCACCCGTGGTCGGCGCCGCCACGCGCCGCCGGAACACCGCCGCGCTGTCGGGCGCGATCGTCGCCGAGGAGTCGCCGACGCGCACCTGCACGGGCAGCGTGCCGCGGTCGTACACGGTCACGGTGACCGGCATCGTGTCGCCGAACGCGACGACCTCGCGCGGCGCCTCGGCGTCCACGGCCACGCCGGCGGCGAGCAGGAGCGCGTCGTTCACCCGACGTCCGACGAGCCGCGCGCGCGGATCGTTCGTGCCCGCGCACACCGCGACGAGCCGCTGCGCGCGCACGAGCGGCGCGACGAGCGTCTCGGGATGGAACGCATCGAACGCCCGGCGCGCGTCGCGGATCGCGGCGGTCAGGGAGTCGCCGATCGAGGCCGTGCCGGTGCACGCGGCCACCGCGCCGGCCGCCGTCGTGTCGACGCCGTCGAACAGGTCGCGCTCGCGCTCCGCGGGCGTGCCCGCGTTCACGCGCGACGCCTCGCGCCGCAGCGACACGATCGACGGGCCCTTTCGCTCGAGCCCTCCCTGCCCCTGCGACTTGTGCTGGCTGCGGCTCTCGGCCGCGATCTCGGCGTACGACCTGCCTAACAGCGGGTCGTAGCGCCCCGCGTCGTAGCGCAGCGTGGCGCCCTGGTTGCCGCGGTAGCTCGTCGAGCGGTAGAACTTCGGCACGGCCCATGGCGCGCCGTAGGTCGCCGTCGGAAAGCGCACGGTGTCGGCCGAGAGGTCGTACGCCTCGCGCGCGATGATGCCGCTCGCCTGATGGTGGCCGTGCCCGTCGGCCGGCGTGCCGCTCCAGATCGCGATGACGACCTGCGGCCGGTAAGCGCGCACGATCTTCACCACGTCGCCGAGCACGCTGTCGTGCGGCCAGTGCTGGAACGTCTCCTCGGCCGACTTCGAGAAGCCGAAGTCGAACGCGCGCGCGAAGAACTGCCGCCCGCCGTCGAGCCGCCGCGCGGCGAGCAGCTCCTCCGTGCGGATGGCGCCCAACGCCTCACCGAGCTCGTTGCCGATCAGGTTCTGGCCGCCGTCGCCGCGCGTGAGCGACAGGTAGCCGGTCTCCGCGTGGCGCCCCTTCGCGAGCAGCGTGATGAGGCGCGTGTCCTCGTCGTCCGGGTGCGCCGCGATGACGAGCACACGCGCCGTCATGCCCAAGCCGTCGACGAGCCGACCCAACGCCGCCGCGCCGCGGTCCTGCGCATGGATCTTCGTCGCGGCCAGCGTCAATGCGGCCGCGCAGAGGAGTCGCTTCATTCGAGTGAGCGTGGAGCGAGGAGCGGGAAGCGTGGACGGGCCTGTTCGCTCCACGCTCCACGCTCCACGCTCGACGCTCGGTTTGGATTACACCGTGGCCGTCTGGCGCGCGGGCTCCGACACGGCGAGGGCCTCCGCGACGATGCGCGCCTGCTCCGCCTTGTGCGCCGACTCGTACCCTTCCGCGGGGCTCGCGCGCTCCGGCCGCCCGACGTAGGTCACGGCGCGGTCGCCGGCGAGGGCGCGCAGGCGCGGCGCGGCGAACGGCCACGCGCCCATGTTCTGCGGCTCCTCCTGCGCCCACACCACCTCGCGCGCGTTCGGATAGCCGCCGAGGAGCGTGGTCAGCTCCTCGGCCGGCCACGGGTACAGCTCCTCCACGCGCACGACGGCGACGTCGTTAGGCACCGAGCCCGCCGTGAGGTCGTAGTACATCTTCGCCGTGCACAGCACCACGCGCCGCACCGCGTCCGCCGCGAGCCCGCGCGGGTCGGGGATCACCGGCTGGAAGCCGCCCTCGGCGAGCTCCGCGAGCCGGCTCGCCGCCGCCGGCAGGCGGAGGAGCGACTTGGGCTGCATGAGCACGAGCGGGCGACGCGTCGAGCGCTTCGCCTGGCGGCGCAGGATGTGGAAGTACTGCGCGGGCGTCGACGGGTACGCGACCTCGATGTTGCCCTCGGCGCAGCTCTGCAGGAACCGCTCGAGGCGCGCCGACGAGTGCTCCGGGCCACCCCCCTCGTAGCCGTGCGGCAGCAGCAGCACGAGCCCCGAGTCGGTGCTCCATTTCGCGCGGTCGGCGACGAGGTACTGGTCGATGATGACCTGCGCGACGTTCACGAAGTCGCCGTACTGCGCCTCCCACAGCGCGAGCGTGTCCGGCGCCGCGACGCTGTAGCCGTAGTCGAAGCCCATCACCGCGGTCTCGGTGAGGGGACTGTTCCACACCTCGAACGCGCCCTTCGCGCCGGGCAGGCTCGCCAGCGGCGTGTGCGTCGCGCCCGTCTTCACGTCGTGGATCACCGCGTTGCGGTGCCCGAACGTGCCGCGCTCCGCGTCCTGTCCGTCGAGCCGCACCGACGTGCCCTCGACGAGCAGCGACGCGAACGCGAGCG
This DNA window, taken from Gemmatirosa kalamazoonensis, encodes the following:
- a CDS encoding PIG-L family deacetylase, whose amino-acid sequence is MRYRFLLAAVLVAAPALAQDRGAAALGSLVEGLGTSARVLVIGAHPDDDDTPLLAFLARGRHVRVAYLSLTRGEGGLNLVGGETGEALGVVRTAETLAARDVDGAEQYFTRAYDFGPSKSGDDARAHWGALEGTDALLDDVVKIVRAFRPHVIVTLYDGSPLDGNGQHQEAGRLAREAFARAAEGKQSGGRTWAAHALYRVVRPGEPDSAGTVRLDAGEFSPLLGRTYAEVAAEARARHRTQGGAARGPLGASWIALRLVASRDSGDTGEVDTVAAAKGARTFFAGVDTTLARLRRPAGSAAMTAAMDSLAPAIAAVRAAYRPEDPSRAVVPLALLTKLAARAAALAGVTSGGAVYDPDVARSLEDVWRRAHDALVLASGVAIEATAERETVAHATVADSSDTLRVRVAAYDRGRWPVRVDLAIMAGGAKGRVVPEVMLQPDSVWRDSVADVVRSVTQPWWRFAGREGDLYSFNVDGRSEREMQESTEAGALRVMMRLNVAGTDFSLYTPIVYRSPEPSRVAERPVAAVPGLVVRFDHAVELARAGVPLARPVRLTVTSGYATPRDVDVTLEAPPGLRVDSVTRRVALSPGATAVVPFVISGTPRAGRFVLKASAASGLDKFGWGAGIVTADVMPPQRLYFPAWSNVVAMDVALPARPYVGYVSSVNDGVPLLLSQLGIPVTQLDPSQLAMPTGDLSLFSAIVIAPRAYDTAPVLLSANTRLLDYARRGGTVVVQQGQAAMEQPGVLPFPIALGRPPRLVTDEASPVRVLDAAARVLAAPNRIVDRDFEDWVQDRAAFVPASFDPRWRAPLEVGDPGESPTRGALLVAPYGRGTYVYTTLSLQRQLAAGVPGAARLLVNLLGARSVVGPRQ
- a CDS encoding PIG-L family deacetylase, coding for MKRLLCAAALTLAATKIHAQDRGAAALGRLVDGLGMTARVLVIAAHPDDEDTRLITLLAKGRHAETGYLSLTRGDGGQNLIGNELGEALGAIRTEELLAARRLDGGRQFFARAFDFGFSKSAEETFQHWPHDSVLGDVVKIVRAYRPQVVIAIWSGTPADGHGHHQASGIIAREAYDLSADTVRFPTATYGAPWAVPKFYRSTSYRGNQGATLRYDAGRYDPLLGRSYAEIAAESRSQHKSQGQGGLERKGPSIVSLRREASRVNAGTPAERERDLFDGVDTTAAGAVAACTGTASIGDSLTAAIRDARRAFDAFHPETLVAPLVRAQRLVAVCAGTNDPRARLVGRRVNDALLLAAGVAVDAEAPREVVAFGDTMPVTVTVYDRGTLPVQVRVGDSSATIAPDSAAVFRRRVAAPTTGGAWWLARPRDGDMFTVPVDVRGEEVASRPPTERVDVTVGGAQATLLAPIVYRYADAVRGDVRRPLVGAPAVSVTLDNAVEYARAGVPFARDVHVRLRSASTAPRDVTVRLELPNGLAADSAARRVTLPRYDAQADVAFHIRGTIAAGTHAIRAVAESNGERFTNGYQLVDYDHIRPQRLYRVAETRLSSVGVTLPPKASIAYVQGVGDNVAPMLAELGLPVTMLDPAAIASTDLSKFTAIVIGQRAYEASDALLAQNPWLFTWVRNGGTLVVQGGQAEMQRPGVMPFPIVVAQPTQRVTHPDAPVTVVDSTTSVLASPNRIDATDWQGWVQERARYLPRSYDSTYKAPLSMADPGEPPSRGALLVAPYGRGTYVYTTLSLFRQLPNGNPGAARLFVNLLGAKASNGGAGTTALKRRR